CCAGAAAAGCGGTGACCAACGCGCTCAACTCCGCGGGAGGCATGGCCGCCAGTCCTGGCAAGGTAGCCGGTGCAGGAAAGTCGGAAGAAGGCGAAGGCGAAGGCGAGAGTGCAGGTGCAGGTGCAGGTGCAGGCAAATTGGATGGCGGAAGCGGCTCCACAGGTGCCGCAAAGGACATGATTTCGTCCCGGTGTTGCACTGGCCGATCCTCCAAGAAGGCCGGCGGGACTGCACTTTTTTCCAAGACCGGAGACACCGGCTCGATGGGAGGCAGCCAATTGGAATCCGCTGCAGGCAATCCGCCTCCGAAGCTGTCCAGGTTCAGCCCTTCCACCTTGCGAAGGCCTGGCAAAGGCGCTACCAAAGGCTCGTTCGGTACCGGTATCGCCAGATCGACAGGCGCGACCTTGGCCTTCGTGGAGGACACCGCCGCATCGACGCTGATGGCCTCGATTCCCAACGCCCCCACAGGAAGACGCTCGTCCATACCGCTTCCAGCCATCGCGCTCTTCGGCATGCTGAAAGCCTGCGATAGATCGCATCCAGGCACTGCGAGTGAATTGTCTTGAAGGGCTGGCGTTTCGCGGTCCTGCTGGAACAGACGCAACGGGTCCAACTCGTTGCGGGGTTCAAGCGCCTTGGGCAGGCCTGTATGGGCAGGATTGTCCATCTGATGCTCAAAGCGTCCGGAGACCGGCAACGCTTTCAGCAACTCGTCATGGCGAAGATTGGCGACGTCCGTCAGACTCTTCGTCTGCAAGCCACCGGCCCAAGGGTCGCCCTTTTGCGCCTGCTTTTTCGGGTCCTGTGCAAACAGATCGAAATCGTCCGGGATGACCAGTGCACGATGCGCAACTGCTGGCGCGCTCCGAGGCAAGGGGGTGTCGTCCCATCCGGAAGGCCGCGGCGCAGTGCCAGCCCCTGCGGCCGGAGATAGGTCTGCCGGCACTACAGGCACTTGCAAACCGGCGTCCCGGGAGGCATCGGAGACGAGAGTCTCGGCTGCCACACCTGAGGGCAGCTCGGCAGTGCCCGCCGCTTCTTGCGGCATCGCCATGAACGCAGGCACGGCCGGCCGTTCTGCGTCGGCGGATGCATCCATGGGATTTGATACCAGGCCCAGGATGGCAAAAGGATTGCTGTCGCCCGCATCAGCCGGGGCTTGCAACTCCTCCAGGAGGCCGCTTGCAGGCGCCTGCGGAGCGGCAGCGGGGGCCTGCAGGGGTGCGACTGGCGCAACGTCTGCTTTGACGGCTGGCACGAAAGCTGGCGCTGCTGGTGCAGGCAAGGCCTGCCCTGGCAGCAACGCGTACAAGCGATAAGGGCCGATGACCACTTCATCACCGACCGCCAGCGGCACCTCTTCGCCAGAGCGTACCTCTTGTCCAGCCACAGTGATGGAGCGGCGCTCGCACAGGTTGGCGATGAAAGCCGCCTCGGACTCCATGCGGACCATCGCATGCACGCGGGCCACACTGGCATCGGAGTCGGGCAGCACCAACTTGTTCTGCCCTCCTCGGCCGATGGTGCCTCCGGCAACGCCGAAAACTGCAGACCAAGTCCGATCCACTGCAAGATCGGCCTGTTGAACGACTCTGAGTTCGACTTTATCCATGGACGGTGCCTGACTGATCCGCTTTGCTTAAGGGGCTTTTCGATTGCTGCGCTGCTTTGCACGGGCTGCCGCAGCGCGCGCCGCATTGAACTCCCGGCCCCAAACGGGGTGCCCCTTTTCCGCCTCGGTCAACTGAAAGGTGGGATCTTGTTCGAGCGCCAGATCGAAATGCTGGCGGCATTGCCTGAGCCGGCCCATCGCACAGTGGCTGAAAGCGATGAACTTGAGCACTTTCACCTGGGAGGCAAGTGGCCGTTCAGGAGCGCCGATCAAAGGGGTCAACGCAGCAATCGCATCGTCGTAACGACCATCTGCGTACACATCCAAAGCACGCGCCAGCGCTTGTTCCTTGGCTGCCACCGGATCTTGCTTGGCAGGTTCAGGCACGGCAGGCTGCTGGATTGCGGCATCCGCTCCCGGCGTCGCCGCGCCCTGAGGGGGCGTCTGGCAGGCAGTCAGCAACAGGCCGAGCATGCACTGGCCAACAATCAAAGGAAATCTGTATTTCATGCTACCTCGCATCAAAATCATGTTCGATGGTGAACGTTTCACCATCGATGACCGTGATCACTTTCTTAACGGTTTCAAAGCCTGGATTAGACAACTCCAGCGAATGGGAGCCAGCCGGCAACTTCAACTGTGTCAATGGAGGACTCACCCCCATCGCCTTGCCATCGACTTGCACTTGGCCCCAGGGCGACAGCCGAATGCGGACATTGAATGCGGCGTCTTTCTCTGCGGTCTTGAACAGCGAGCTGACCGGCACGGAATTCGATGTCTGAGCGGCAGTCACCCCGGATGCGGGAACCGCGGCTGCGGCGACCGCATCCGCGGCACGGGTAGTGCCCGGTGTTGTCCCAGGGTCTGCAGAGGCATCCAGCACCGGTTTACCGCAGCGGGTGGCCCATCGTGCCTGCGAACGGAAATAAGCGCTGCGCCAGGGCGTGTTGTTGAGTTCATAACCATCGATCTTGAAGGAAGGGCGTACTGCGAACGCCGCGTCGAATTCCGATTCGCAGCGCTTGCCCTCTCCGTTCGTGCAATAGATGAATGCCAAATACTTATGCGCTGACGCGCGCGCCTGTCCATCCGGAAGGCCGGCAAACAGGGCCGATTGAAACGCCCACTCGGCGGTCTGAAAGTCTTTGGCGTCAAACAGCGCAATGCCTTGACCCAAATATTGCCGACCGGTGTTGACCGGGGACGTTTCAGCCCTGCTTGGTGCAGCCTTTTCGTCGCAATCTGCAGCGGCGTGGAGCAACGGCGCGTGAATCAGCGCCACCAGACAAGCAACGCGTCCAAGCGCAATGAATGGCCTGAAATGCATCATTCGAACTTGTGCGTTAAAACGACCGACTCGCCCTTTTTCACCAACACCATCTGTGTCACGGTGGGTGCCACCGGGTTGGAGATGTCGATGCGGTGAAGCCCCTCGGACAGGGTCAACTGGGTCAAGGGTGGAGTCGTTCCTGCGGGAACCCTGTCGACCGACACGTTCCCCCATGGCATGACGCGCAAAATAATCTTGCCTTTGTTCTCGGCATCTGCCATGCGGGTCGCCTGCGCAGGTACACGCACGGCCTCTTCAGGCGTGGGCAGAGCACTCGGCGCTGCCGGGGCCGAAGCCGCCGGCGTCGGCACGGATGCGGGAGGCACCTTCGCGGGCGCAACATCCGCCACCACCATGGGTGCCGATGCGGCGACCACGGGCGCCGAAGCCGGGACCTGCTGCGCCACGGGGGCGGAGGCCGGCGCCACGGCCGACGTCAGCGCAGCGATTCGCTCTTCGGCTTCAGCACGGTGCGCACCATTGGGAAAAAGACTCAAATAAGTCCGCAACGAATCGGGCGTATTGATGCGGGCGGCCAACATCCACTGGTCCGATTCCTGGGCATCCTGGGCCACGGCCGCTGTCTTCGCGGCGTCATCACCGCTGGTTATCCACCATGCACCGCCTGCCACAACAACCAACGCAGCGAAGCCCAATGCAGGAATCAGCCACACGGGGCGCTTGGTGGGCGGTGAGTGCCCGGCACCTTGCTGGCTGGCTGCAGGCTTGGTTTTCCGGGAATGCGCTTTGGCAGATGACTCTGCAGAGGGCGATGGCGGCGCATGCAGCGGCGCATTGACAGCCTTGGAGGGCCGAACTTCGGTGGATGGGCGGTGCTGGTGCGTGGTATCCAAGCCGGACACAACGGGGGCATGTGCCTCGCTGGGCACGGCGCCATGCCGCGCATCGGGGTGAGGAGCGACCGGCGCAACGGCCTCTGCAGGAAGCTGCGGTGCGGTAAATGCCGCTGGAGCCGCGACCGCCGATGGGACGTGCACGGGCGCATCCATCGAAGGATCACTTTCCTCGGCCGCACTGAGCCCCATCAAACCGGAGCTGGGCCACGACAAGGTGACCGTCTTCAAACCCAGGAGGTGCCGCAGATCGCCGATGGACTGCGGGCGGTCCTGGGGTTTGATCGCCAAAGCGTGGTGCACGCCACTGAGGAATCTGGCACTGAAACCTGGACAGTTTTCAGGCACGAGGGTGGACACCGGATCGTTGATCATCCGAGCCACCGACGTTGCGGGCGGGCGACCGGTGATCGAGAGATAAAGCAACGCGCCCAACTGGTAGATATCCGTCCAGGCGCCTTGCGGCATGGCGCCGTCATCGACGTACTGTTCGATGGGCGCAAAGCCCGGCTTCAAGACCATGGTCAGGGCCTGGGTCATGTCCCCGATGATTCGCCGCGCTGCGCCGAAATCCAGCAGCACCGGCATGCCGGAAGATTGCAGGAAGATGTTGTCCGGCGCGATGTCCCGGTGGTAGCAGTCCGCAGCGTGCAACATCTCCAGCACATCGAGGATGGGGGCGATGATGGTCGACAGCCATTGTTCGTCCATGGCCTTCGGCTGCTGGTTCAAAAACGTCCGGAAAGTCTGGCCTTCGTAATACTGCATGACCATGTATGCAGTACCGTTCGCCTCAAAGAAGCGATAGACATGCACCAGCGCAGGATGCGAGAACTTCGCCAACAGACGCGCTTCGTTGATGAAACTGCGCAGCCCCGCATCGAAAGCACCACGGTGCTGGGAGCGGACGTGGATCTGATTGGACTCCTTGCGGCCCGCCAACGTCGATGGCATGTACTCCTTGATCGCCACGATGCGATCAAGACTCAAGTCTCTGGCCCGGTAGACGATGCCAAAGCCGCCCTCTCCAATGACATCGCTCAGTCGGTATTCACCAACCTGGACACCGGGAGCCAGGCAGTTCGCCGAACCACTTATTTCCTTGTGCATGTTTTCACGCTTTTGCGCATCTATGTCGTGGAAGTTGAAGAACGAATCAAGTCAACTCTGAGTGCCCTGCGCACCGAGCCCCAAGGCAGAGATGAAAAGCAGGGGCACTTGCCGCCAAACAGGCCAAGTGGGATTGTGGACGGGGTTCCTGCACGCACGACCCGGGTCTAGCCCTGGCGTGCTGCCGCAGCATCATAGAACAGCGATAGGCCCGGGACGCTGTAGACCCCTCAGATCGCAGCATCCAAAACAAGACCCCTTGCCATCACGTCCATTTTTTGGAAATGGCGAGTCTACCTTCACATGCGGTAACCCCGTTACCTATTGAAGCCAATTCAAACCACAAAACAAATTGTTTCTTCTGTTTCTTTGAGGCGCCAATTAGTCCGAACTTGTATCACCGAAATGACACGTGGCACTCTTATGATCGCCGGCAGATAAACAGATCACGGATCGGCATCGCAATCGCGGTCCAGAGGGAGATCGCCCGCACAGGCATTTATCTTCCCCTCTTGCTGCCTTTCTACACAGTGACTGTTTCTTCAGGTCAGCGCGTCCCGTCTGTTGAAGGGCCCGCAGACTTTTCATTGACTTTGCGTACCAAACATCGCAACTACAGGAGAAGCAATAATGTCAGTCGATATGTTCATGAAGGTCGAAGGCGCCAGCGGTGAGTCGCAAGACTCCAACCACAAGGGCTGGACTGACATCAACTCGTTCACCTGGGGTGCCACCCAGCCGAACTCCATGGCCAGCGGCGGTGGTGCCGGCGCCGGCAAGGTCACCTTCCATGACCTGAACATCGTGGCCTCCATCGACAAGTGCTATCCGGCCGTGCTCAAGCACTGCTCCACCGGCAAGCACTTGGGCCAAGTGGAAATCTCTCTTTGCAAGGCCGGCGGCACGCAAATCGAATTCGGCAAGATCACCCTGACCGACGTGATGGTGACCAGCGTGACCGTCAGCGGTACCGACGGCAGCGACTCTGTCCTGGTGAACTATGCTTTCCAGGCAGCCAAGGTCAAGACCCAGTACTGGGAACAAACCAACCAAGGCGGCAAGGGTGCGGAAAGCCAAATGGGCTTCAACATCAAGGAAAACAAGGAAGCCTAATACGCTTCTTAGCCAACAAAAAAAGCCACATTCGTGTGGCTTTTTTATGGCTTGCTTTTTTCTTCGACGATCCATTATTCGGAGTCGAACACGACTTATCGTGGGCTATATCCATACACGCCTGACCGTTATAAGTTGCGCCCCGAATGAAAGTCAAAGACGCAAATCAGAACTAACCGCCAGCGGTTTAGATGCCCCTGGGCGCTGTTGCACAAATCGAATTGCAGACGGCATGACCCCAACCCCAGACGGACCTATGCCACAGCAGTCACCGACACGGTGTGAGGACGGCCGATCTGACTGAACCGATTGAGCAAGGCCACGCGGACATGCAGCTCCACAACCTGGCGGTCGAACGTGCGCGCGATCACCCGTTCGCCCAGTCGCTTGAAGCAGTGCATCTTCGTCTCCACAAGGCTGCGCCGGTGGTAGCCGCTCCACTTCTTCCAAATGCCGCGACCCAGGCGCTGGCACGCCCGAATGGCCTCATTACGATGCGCCGAGCCCGGACTCGACTTCTTCCAATGGCTGGCGTTCTTGCGGGGCGGGATCACCGCCATCGCGTGCCGCTCGGCAATGGCGTCCAGGCAGGCGCGCGTGTCGTAGGCGCCATCGGCACTGACGCTTTCGATGGATTCGTCAGTGGGAATCTGAGCCAGCAACCCGGGCAACATCGGCGCATCCCCAATGGCGTTGCTGGTCACCTCGATGGCGCGTATTTCCAGCGTCTGCGCGTCGATGCTCAGATGGACCTTGCGCCATTCGCGCCGGTATTCAGCACCATGCTTCTTGCGTTTCCACTCTCCTTCGCCCAGGAACTTGATGCCGGTGCTGTCCACCAGCAACTGCAGCGGCGAGTTGGTTCGCTGGTAGCTCAGTTCGACCTGCAAGGTCTTTTGGCGCCGGCAAACAGTGCTGAAGTCAGGTACCGGCCAGTCCAGCTTTGCCAGCCGCAGCAGGCTCTGCACCATGCCCAGCGCCTGTCGCAAGGGCTGGCCGAACAGGCACTTGATGCTCAGGCAGAACTGGATTGCTGCGTCCGAGAAGGTTCGGCTGCGTCCACGCCTGCCGGTCGGCGTGCCAAACCACTGCATGCCCTCATCTAGTGTCCTGTCCCGTTAATTCGCAGGCACGATAGCTGCATGGTTTCGGGCCATCCTTGAGGTGCCGCCATGCCCAATGCAACGACCCGAACAGAAATTGCGCTTAGTGAAGTGGAGCGCGCGGAACTGACGTCCATGGCGCGATCACGTTCGCTGCCAGCGGCGTTGTCGCTCAGGGCGCGCATCGTGCTGACTTGCGAAGGCACAGATAAAGCCAGCACCGCGGTTGCGCAGGCTCTGGGGATCAGTCGTAGCACTGTCACCAAGTGGCGCGGGCGCTATGCGCGCCATCGCATTGCAGGGCTTTACGACGAGTTGCGCCCGGGTCGCCCCCGCACGGTAGATGACGAGCGTGTTGCTGAGTTGATTACCAAGACGTTGCACACCAAGCCTGCTGATGGGGGTACCCACTGGAGCACCCGCACGCTGGCCGCCGATACGGGCATCAGCAAGAGCACGGTGGCGCGCTATCTGCAGACCTTCAACCTCAAGCCGCACCGGGCCGACAGCTTCAAGCTGTCGACCGATCCGCTGTTCATCGAGAAGCTGCGCGACGTTGTGGGGCTGTACCTGAACCCACCTGACAACGCGCTGGTGCTGTGCGTGGACGAGAAGAGCCAATGCCAAGCTTTGGAGCGTACGCAGCCGATGCTGCCAATGGGGTTTGGCTATGTCGAAGGTGTCACGCACGACTACGTGCGCCACGGCACCACCACCTTGTTCGCGGCCCTGAACGTGATGAATGGCCAAGTGATCGCGCAGTGCCGGCCCCGGCATCGTCATCAAGAGTTCCTTGCCTTCCTGCGCGCCATCGACAAGGCAGTGCCCGACGAACTGGATGTGCACTGCATAGCTGATAACTACGCCAGCCACAAGCATCCAAAGGTGCGCGCTTGGTTGGCCGAGCGGCCTCGCTGGCACATGCACTTCGTTCCGACCTATTCAAGCTGGCTCAATCAGGTCGAGCGCTTCTTCTCGATCATCACCACGCGGGCAATCCGCCGTGGCTCGTTCACCAGCGTGAAGGATCTGATCAACAAGATCGACACATTCATCGCGAATTACAACCAGTCCTGCCAGCCGTTTACTTGGACAGCTACAGCAGACTCCATCCTCGAAAAACTCGCCAGACTATGCGGGCGAATTAACGGGACAGGACACTAGATGAGGGCATGCAGTGGTTTGGCACGCCGACCGGCAGGCGTGGACGCAGCCGAACCTTCTCGGACGCAGCAATCCAGTTCTGCCTGAGCATCAAGTGCCTGTTCGGCCAGCCCTTGCGACAGGCGCTGGGCATGGTGCAGAGCCTGCTGCGGCTGGCAAAGCTGGACTGGCCGGTACCTGACTTCAGCACTGTTTGCCGGCGCCAAAAGACCTTGCAGGTCGAACTGAGCTACCAGCGAACCAACTCGCCGCTGCAGTTGCTGGTGGACAGCACCGGCATCAAGTTCCTGGGCGAAGGAGAGTGGAAACGCAAGAAGCATGGTGCTGAATACCGGCGCGAATGGCGCAAGGTCCATCTGGGCATCGACGCGCAGACGCTGGAAATACGCGCCATCGAGGTGACCAGCAACGCCATTGGGGATGCGCCGATGTTGCCCGGGTTGCTGGCTCAGATTCCCACTGACGAATCCATCGAAAGCGTCAGTGCCGATGGCGCCTACGACACGCGCGCCTGCCTGGACGCCATTGCCGAGCGGCACGCGATGGCGGTGATCCCGCCCCGCAAGAACGCCAGCCATTGGAAGAAGTCGAGTCCGGGCTCGGCGCATCGTAATGAGGCCATTCGGGCGTGCCAGCGCCTGGGTCGCGGCATTTGGAAGAAGTGGAGCGGCTACCACCGGCGCAGCCTTGTGGAGACGAAGATGCACTGCTTCAAGCGACTGGGCGAACGGGTGATCGCGCGCACGTTCGACCGCCAGGTTGTGGAGCTGCATGTCCGCGTGGCCTTGCTCAATCGGTTCAGTCAGATCGGCCGTCCTCACACCGTGTCGGTGACTGCTGTGGCATAGGTCCGTCTGGGGTTGGGGTCATGCCGTCTGCAATTCGATTTGTGCAACAGCGCCCCAGCCAGACGTCATACACCTTCAATACACCATCAGAAGTGCGAGTGAACACTATGGAATCCATTCTCTGGAAATTGAGTTGTCTTGCGGTAGGTCTCATACTGTTTTTGTTGGTGATTTGGCCCGTCGGTGGACTTTTATTCGGTTTTTGGAAGGACAAACGCGGTGGTTGAACTCACGTGATCTTTCTTTGAGGATGGCGCTCAAGCGCACGTAGCAAGGGGAAGCTGGTGCGAAACAGCAGGAGCCATGCGAGCGGGAAGGACAGGATGACCATTGCGATGAAGAACGCACCCCAGCCCTGTGTGAGGGTGAACGAAGTGGCGGAAGTGCATTGGCCGAGGGTGACCATGACGGAATTGACCGGATCGATGCGGCCGGTGAGAACGATGTAGGCCATGGTCAAAATAGCAGGCCCGCTCACGGGCACCGTGGCGACCACGGCAGGGAGCCAATTCAATCGGAGCCATGGCCAATACAAGACCTTCAAATCGTGGGACCGGCCTTCGCGTGCGATCCAGATCGCAGCGTACGCAGTTAGAAGGACCATCATGCCCAGGGCGAGTACGAGGATCAGTTGCGGCATGAAGTACATCATCCAGGCGTCGGTTGCCTGGAACTGCCCATCGGCAGAGCAGGAAGCCTCGAAGAAGACGATGGACAAAAGTTCGAACTGGGCCTGACTGGCGGTGGTTGCCATGGCCGTCGTCGTGCCGGCCGAGGCCAGGACGGCGCCTGCCCACCGCAGGCAGGATCGAAAAACACCGATACGCAGCATCACGCGGCATCCTCGACGGCGGACGCAGCAGCGGCGGCAGAGTCGTTCCAGGCTTGCAGGAACGCGAAATCCTCTCTGCGCATGCCGGGCAGCGTGTTGCTTACGGGCTGCTGGAGCAGTTCCATGACGGCATCGCGGTCCACCGTGATGAGGGTCGCAGTCTTGGCGTGGATGCGCACTTCGATCAGGCCCAACTGGGTAAGACGGTCCAGTGCGCGCTGTGCCTGCCACTTGTTGATCTGACCGTCCAAAGCGAACTGCGAAACCTGAGTGACTGCGGTCTTCCATTCTGCGACATCTGCTTGCTCCCGCAGCGCGGTATGAAGCATCAATGCATCGCTGTACTTGCCCAGACGGTGCAAAAGCTCCACGAACAGGCGGTCGCTGGTCATTTTTCTAGCCATGGTTCTTCCCTTTTATTGAGTTGATGAAATAGTGAATTGAGTGGCCTAGGAACAGGTTGGTGCAAAACGCTCCACGTGGTAACGGTTACCGGTTGGTGCAAAACGCTCCACGTGGTGATGACGTGTTCCTGCCCCATGCTGAAGTCGGCTGCAACGGCTCATCGTGACCCAGCCTTTCCCCGCCAGATGCCGGTCGTTCCAGTCTTCTGCCGAAGCTCCTGGCGCAGCTTGTCCAGCTTGGCCCGTGCGGACAGCGCGGTGTCCGAGTCGTTGCGGTGCGGCTCGGACGCGGCAGCCTGTTGCGCCTCGGTGCATTCCCTGGCCGAACGGGCTTCTTGCTTTGCCGTGCGCTCGCGCTCGACCTCGCGCCGAGCCGCTACCCGATCGGCCATGGTCAACACCAGCGTGCCCTTTTCGTGGTGTCGCACCAGGGCGTGCAGCCAGGCGGGCGGGTTATGGATCGCCTTGTTGCCGGCCAGATGCCCTTGCAACTCGTCCAGCAGCTGCTGCCGAATGGCCTGCGGCGCAGTAGCCATGACCTTGTTCACCCCTACGTGCCATTCCGACTCCAGCCGTTCGGGCATGACCAGCGAATCGCCTTGATGGGTCGGCTCGGGTGCCGGCTGGTGGACTGGCTGGTCGGCAAGACTTCCCGGTGGCCCCGATGCCTCTCGCTGTTGGACAACGGGTTCCTGCTGCACTGGTGCTGGCGCAGCGGTCTCTTCGCGGCTGTCCGGGGAAGGATCAACGTTCCGACCACGACCACACTCCGCGTCCTGCTGTACCGCCGAGTTGTCCACAGGGCGAGGCTGCCCAGGGTCGCGCGTAAGAGGAGTTGGAGGTTTATTGAATACCCTATTTATATGGTTTCGACAAAACGGCAATTTAGTTTCGACGTTTGGGCATTCAAGTTTCGACGTTTCGGCATTTGTCGATTCAAGTTTCGACAAAAGGGCAAACGATTGACACTCGGGCGTGTCCGAACGTGGAGCGGACGCGGATGGGACCGCGTTCTGCCCTGTTGAATTCTGTGTACGTTGGCGGATCGACGTGCTGGGCGCCCGGGGAGCGAACATACTCATGACCTGGGAGACCGGCGCGCTGCTGGCCGCGCGGCCCTCGGATTGCGTGTCGATCGCACCAGGTACTGGCCGCGCCACCATGGGACCGAACAGCGGGAGCTGCTTTGCCGCGGGCTTGTCGGGCGAGGCCAGCCAGCGCCGCAATGGCTCGGCCGGGATCGCCGACACTTGGCGCACGGGTTGTGCGATCGGGGCGACCGACGTGGGCTTCGGAACGGACGGGACCGTGGCCGGAGCCGGCACGAGATGCATCGCCTGCTGCGGCTTCCTGCCCCGGGAGGGCAGCAGCTTTTGCTCCTGGCCCTGCAGGCAGGCCATGATCGCGCCCAGGTTGAGCCGGACCGTGGTGGAGTATTCATGGACGAGACCGGCCCGCTTGAGCCGATCGCGCGCATTGCGCTGTGTCTTGGGGCCAAGGCACAGGGCGATGCGGATGTCCTCTTGGGAGACGCGGAAGTAGCCGTCGCCCTGCGGCCCTCGGCATGACGCCCTGGCCACCAGCGCGCGGCGCTGCTGCTGCAGAAGATAGGACAGGTACAGGCCACCGGCCACGCTGCCCGTGAGATCGGACAGCGGCCGGTAGAAACTCACGCACTGGCCGAACCAGGGTGCGAGCGCCTCCCAGCCCAGCGGTGAGCCAGGTTTGGAAACGATCTGCTCCTGCGGCAGGTTGGCCCAGGTGGCAAGCTGCTGCAGGTTGACCTTGAAGTGCAGCCGTGCGGGCTTGCCCGCCAGATGCTCGGAGAGCAGTTGCTCGCGCACCAGCAGTTCGCGCACGGTCGTCTGCTCGCGCGTCGTCAGGCCGGTGGCCTGCTGCCACTGCTTGGCGGTGAGGAAGAACCATCCACCGCGGTGCGCGCCGGTCTTGGCCAGGTGCCGCGTCCAATACAGCGCGTGCCCGAGGAACACCGCGGCCTTGAAGTTGTCCAGCCGCTCGGCCAGGGCCGGGTGGAACTGGATGAACCCCTGGGCCGCGAGCAGGCGCAGCGCCTCGTCCGGCGCTGCTGAGCCGTGGAACGAGGGCTGCTCTGGGGCGGATTCGATCCGCCGAAGGCCTGTGATCACTTGG
This region of Acidovorax sp. GBBC 1281 genomic DNA includes:
- the tagH gene encoding type VI secretion system-associated FHA domain protein TagH — protein: MDKVELRVVQQADLAVDRTWSAVFGVAGGTIGRGGQNKLVLPDSDASVARVHAMVRMESEAAFIANLCERRSITVAGQEVRSGEEVPLAVGDEVVIGPYRLYALLPGQALPAPAAPAFVPAVKADVAPVAPLQAPAAAPQAPASGLLEELQAPADAGDSNPFAILGLVSNPMDASADAERPAVPAFMAMPQEAAGTAELPSGVAAETLVSDASRDAGLQVPVVPADLSPAAGAGTAPRPSGWDDTPLPRSAPAVAHRALVIPDDFDLFAQDPKKQAQKGDPWAGGLQTKSLTDVANLRHDELLKALPVSGRFEHQMDNPAHTGLPKALEPRNELDPLRLFQQDRETPALQDNSLAVPGCDLSQAFSMPKSAMAGSGMDERLPVGALGIEAISVDAAVSSTKAKVAPVDLAIPVPNEPLVAPLPGLRKVEGLNLDSFGGGLPAADSNWLPPIEPVSPVLEKSAVPPAFLEDRPVQHRDEIMSFAAPVEPLPPSNLPAPAPAPALSPSPSPSSDFPAPATLPGLAAMPPAELSALVTAFLDGAGVLPKKLEPTLTPEFMRSFGEAFRVAVQGTIDLLAARSEIKREFRAGVTVIASGANNPLKFLPTPDGVIMQMIGQNFPGFMQPVPAMKDAYQDLCVHQLALMAGIRAAYAEALARFDPVELEKQAASIGGMLGKVSSIGRKAALWDEYKKNFDAIRRDAEDDLTAFSGQAFLEAYENAEAAAKAKL
- a CDS encoding TssQ family T6SS-associated lipoprotein, which codes for MKYRFPLIVGQCMLGLLLTACQTPPQGAATPGADAAIQQPAVPEPAKQDPVAAKEQALARALDVYADGRYDDAIAALTPLIGAPERPLASQVKVLKFIAFSHCAMGRLRQCRQHFDLALEQDPTFQLTEAEKGHPVWGREFNAARAAAARAKQRSNRKAP
- a CDS encoding PEGA domain-containing protein, coding for MMHFRPFIALGRVACLVALIHAPLLHAAADCDEKAAPSRAETSPVNTGRQYLGQGIALFDAKDFQTAEWAFQSALFAGLPDGQARASAHKYLAFIYCTNGEGKRCESEFDAAFAVRPSFKIDGYELNNTPWRSAYFRSQARWATRCGKPVLDASADPGTTPGTTRAADAVAAAAVPASGVTAAQTSNSVPVSSLFKTAEKDAAFNVRIRLSPWGQVQVDGKAMGVSPPLTQLKLPAGSHSLELSNPGFETVKKVITVIDGETFTIEHDFDAR
- a CDS encoding serine/threonine protein kinase, with amino-acid sequence MHKEISGSANCLAPGVQVGEYRLSDVIGEGGFGIVYRARDLSLDRIVAIKEYMPSTLAGRKESNQIHVRSQHRGAFDAGLRSFINEARLLAKFSHPALVHVYRFFEANGTAYMVMQYYEGQTFRTFLNQQPKAMDEQWLSTIIAPILDVLEMLHAADCYHRDIAPDNIFLQSSGMPVLLDFGAARRIIGDMTQALTMVLKPGFAPIEQYVDDGAMPQGAWTDIYQLGALLYLSITGRPPATSVARMINDPVSTLVPENCPGFSARFLSGVHHALAIKPQDRPQSIGDLRHLLGLKTVTLSWPSSGLMGLSAAEESDPSMDAPVHVPSAVAAPAAFTAPQLPAEAVAPVAPHPDARHGAVPSEAHAPVVSGLDTTHQHRPSTEVRPSKAVNAPLHAPPSPSAESSAKAHSRKTKPAASQQGAGHSPPTKRPVWLIPALGFAALVVVAGGAWWITSGDDAAKTAAVAQDAQESDQWMLAARINTPDSLRTYLSLFPNGAHRAEAEERIAALTSAVAPASAPVAQQVPASAPVVAASAPMVVADVAPAKVPPASVPTPAASAPAAPSALPTPEEAVRVPAQATRMADAENKGKIILRVMPWGNVSVDRVPAGTTPPLTQLTLSEGLHRIDISNPVAPTVTQMVLVKKGESVVLTHKFE
- a CDS encoding Hcp family type VI secretion system effector, which produces MSVDMFMKVEGASGESQDSNHKGWTDINSFTWGATQPNSMASGGGAGAGKVTFHDLNIVASIDKCYPAVLKHCSTGKHLGQVEISLCKAGGTQIEFGKITLTDVMVTSVTVSGTDGSDSVLVNYAFQAAKVKTQYWEQTNQGGKGAESQMGFNIKENKEA
- a CDS encoding IS630 family transposase; translated protein: MPNATTRTEIALSEVERAELTSMARSRSLPAALSLRARIVLTCEGTDKASTAVAQALGISRSTVTKWRGRYARHRIAGLYDELRPGRPRTVDDERVAELITKTLHTKPADGGTHWSTRTLAADTGISKSTVARYLQTFNLKPHRADSFKLSTDPLFIEKLRDVVGLYLNPPDNALVLCVDEKSQCQALERTQPMLPMGFGYVEGVTHDYVRHGTTTLFAALNVMNGQVIAQCRPRHRHQEFLAFLRAIDKAVPDELDVHCIADNYASHKHPKVRAWLAERPRWHMHFVPTYSSWLNQVERFFSIITTRAIRRGSFTSVKDLINKIDTFIANYNQSCQPFTWTATADSILEKLARLCGRINGTGH